CCGAATACGCCACGACCCGCGACTGGGCGTCCTCGATGGTCACCGGCGCATCCACCACCGCCGCCACCGCATCGGCCAGCGTGAACAGATCGCCCGTCGCCGCCCCATGATCACCCCGACCATCGGCCGCCTCGGAGTCCGCCAGCATCGCCGCGTCCAGAACGGTGCGGAGCAGCCAGGTGATCTGCGCCCAGCCCGCCTCCGGTGACACCTCCACCAACGCGGTGCCCAACCGTTCGGCCAGCTCGCGCAGCTCCGGCTCCCGCGTGAAGGGCGGTTTGAGCAGCACCCCGGCGCCCTGTTGCTGGGCGCAGAGCTTGATCAGGTCGGCCGCATGCTCGGTCCTCGTCACCGCCACCCCCAGGACCAACTCGCCCGGGGCGGGCAGGTGCAGACTCGTCCCCTCCGCGATGGCGATGTCCACGACCTGACTGCCCAGCCCCGTGGCGGAGCGCACCCGCAGCAGGGTGGAGCTCATCCGATCCACCACCCCCGACACCGTGACCATCCGGCCTCCCGCGTTGCCGCCCGTGCCGCGTCCGCCCCGTTGCGGACCGGTCATCGGGTTGTTCCTCGGTGGTCGGGCGCATACCCGTCGACCCTCGTGCTGTGCGTGGTGACTGCGGAGGATAAATGCTTCGCCGCCGACCCCGTGGCGGGTTTCCCCCACCGGGTGTCGCCGACCGGTTCGTGGATGGGCCTCGCGGCTACGTCAGCAGGATCCAGCCGAGCCCGAGCAGTCCCAGCAACACGGTGGCGGCGGTGAAGAGCATCGGCAGGCGTCCGCTGGGCAGCGGCTCCGCCCGATGCAGCCGCTCGGCCGTCCGGCGATAGCGACGCAGCGTCAGCAACAGCAGGCCACCGGTCCCGGCCGCAGCAGAGACGGCCAGCACCGTGGCCACCACCGCGTTGATCTCCGCCGCCAGCCGGACCAACGCCAGCGACAGAACGACGAAGGCCAGCGCGGTGCGTCGCCACGACAGGGCGGTCCGTTCGGCCTGCGCCAAATCCCAGACCTCGACCGGCGGCGGGCCAGGTGTCATCGCTCCACCACGAGAACGACGAGGATGAACACTCCGAAGGCAAGCGACACGCTCACCAGCAGCACCCCGGCCGACAACGCGGGCAACGGCGAGCCGGTGCGCAACGCCCGCTCCGCCGCGATCCACCGCAGCAGCCCGAACACGCCGGTGGCCATCCCCGCGACCACCAGGGCGAGCGCGAGCAGCAGGTACGACGTGCGATCGGGGGCCAGTACATCCAGCCCCACACCGCCTGCGGTCAAGGCCATCGCGGTCCGCAGCCAGGCCAGGAACGTTCGCTCATTGGCCAGACTGAACCTCGGATCGGGCTCCGCGCCGACGCCGTATACCCGCCGTGGCCTGCGGAGCCGTTCCCGTCCCATGCCGGTCACCGTAACGCCGTCGGACACCGGCATGGGCGCGTCCGTGCCTCGACCAGCGGTAGGGGCACAGACGTGATCCACCCACCGTCGGGTTAGCGTGGCTCTCGTGCAGCATGAGGTGAACGGCCCAGAACGCGCCGTCAGCGTATGGAGTCCGTCACTGGTGTGGTTGCTGGTCGGCACCCTGGCGGTGTTCCCCGGCTTCTTCCTGTTGTTGTCCGTTGTCCCGCAATACGCGGCGGCGGGCGGCGCGGGCCCCTTCGGCGCGGGTGCGGGCACCGGCGTGTTCATGGCCACTACGGTCGGCATCCAGCTGTTCATGCCCAAGCTGTTGGTCAGGTTCGGCTATCGACCGATGCTGGCGGCGGGCGTGGTGCTCCTCGGCGCGCCGACGGCGCTGCTCGTGCCCTACGACGCGCTCTGGATCATCCTGCTGACCAACGCGGTTCGCGGTCTGGGATTCGGGATCGTCACCGTGGCCTTCTCCGCGCTGGTGGCCGAGCTGGTGCCGCCGCAACGGCGCGGCCAGGGCGCAGGCCTGTACGGCGGAGTGGTGGGCGTGGCCGGAGTCGCCGGGCTGCCCCTCGGGGTGTGGCTGGCGGGCGAGGTCGGCTATGCCTCCGTGTTCCTGCTCGCCACGGTGCTGCCCTTGCTCGCGCTGTTCACCCTGCCCGCGATGCGCGCGCCCGCCGCCGCGGTCGACACCAAGCGTCGCGGGGTGCTCCGGGGCCTGCTCGACGGCGGACTGCGTCGGCCCTTCCTGTTGTTGCTCGCCTTCTCGCTGTCCTCCGGCGCGGTGGTCACCTTCGTTCCGCTCTCCGCAGCCGACACCGCAGGCCTGGCCTCGTTGGCACTGCTCGTCCAGCAGGTCTGCGCCGCAGGTTCCCGCTGGGGTGCGGGCCTGCTGGGCGACCGCTTCGGCAACGGGAGATTGCTGGCTCCCGCCGTGCTGGCCGGGGTGACGGGCCTGGCGCTGACGGCCTGGACCTCGGGTCCGTTGCTGTTGGTGGGCATGGTGCTGTTCGGCCTGGGCTTCGGCGCGGCGCAGAACGCGACGATGGTGGTCATGCTGCATCGGGTCGACCGGGAGGGCTTCGGTGCGGTCAGCACGCAGTGGAACATCGCCTTCGACGCGGGCACCGGCCTCGGCGCCTCGGCGATCGGGCTGATCGTGCAGCTTGCGGGCTTCGAGATGGGCTTCGCCGCGGCCGCTGCGCTGTTGGCCGTCACCCTCGGCGGCGCCGTGGTGGACCGCACCGCCCGTTGAGACAGCCGGTGGATGAACCGATCGGGCGGCCTCCGTTGCGGAGACCGCCCGATCGCGGGTGCTGCATGGCCGTTCGATCAGAACGCGAAGATCGACCCGGTCGCGGCTTCGAGGATGCACTTGTTCGAATAGGTCTTCTCGTGGGCGACCGGGGTGCCATCGATGGTTCCCGTCGCCGTCGCCGTGTACGGCTGGTAGATCATCGTGCACAGCGCCTGGTCGTCGATGGCCTCGAAGCGATCGCCGACGGCCTTGAGATCCGTACAGGCCAGGGCGGGGTCGGGGTGATTACCGCCTGCGGGGTCGCAGGTCAGTACCGCAGTCCGCGTCGACGGCGAGTTCTGATGCGCCGAATAGCCCTCGCCTTCGCTGATGGTGAGGGTCAAATTGGTGGGAATCTGCCCCTCGGTGGTGGGTGCCGCAGTGCTGTCGCCGCTGACGTCGTTGACGCCGGTCACTACGGAAGCGGCAAGCATCGCGGTCGCGACGAGGTGATTCCAATACATGGTGGGTCCTCCTGGGAGCACTACATGCGAACTGGGGTAGGAAGGGTCTATCCGTTGAGTAGGCCGCAGTGCCAGGGGAGCGGGATTTCTTCCCTCATCGGGTATCACTCGATAGTGGACGGATACTGAGGGTTCGCTAAGGCGCGAGAGAGCACTGGAAGCATCGACGGTCAGATCACTCGAATGGGTAATGGGTGGTCGAAAAGTTGTTCCGAACCCAACGATTCGACGAATTCCGACTTGCTCGCATGGCTCGGAGCAGGGATATCTCGCTTCGGTTGACCGGTGACTATCCGATCAGGGCGAGGGTAACGACCCGGACACCCTCAGGACGCGGTCGTCTCCGCACTGAGCCAGTCGAGGTAGTCCTCGTTGCCGCCGAAGATCGGCGTGGCGATGATCTCGGGAACCTCGTAATCGTGCTGCGCTCGAATATGCGCGGTCAGTGTGTTCAACCGAGCGGTGGTCGTCTTGATGACGCACTGCCATTCCTCGTCGAACGTGACCTGGTTGTTCCACCGATACACACTGCGCACCGGGCCGAGAATCTGGACGCAGCCCGCGAGCCGCGCCTCGATGATCCCCGCCGCGAGCCGGTCGGCCTGCTCCTGGCTTGCCATGGTGGTGACCACCTGGCAGTAGACCGAGGGATCCGCCTCATCCGGCGTCGGGGACCCGAGGGCCGGTGCGGTTGCCGTCGGCGCGACCGTGGCGGCGGGGGCGGCAGGATCGGGTATCGACATCGGGCTCAACTCGCTTCCGAGTTCGCGGTTCGCCTGGCCCCTCTTC
This Actinoalloteichus hymeniacidonis DNA region includes the following protein-coding sequences:
- the cutA gene encoding divalent-cation tolerance protein CutA, with amino-acid sequence MSIPDPAAPAATVAPTATAPALGSPTPDEADPSVYCQVVTTMASQEQADRLAAGIIEARLAGCVQILGPVRSVYRWNNQVTFDEEWQCVIKTTTARLNTLTAHIRAQHDYEVPEIIATPIFGGNEDYLDWLSAETTAS
- a CDS encoding DUF202 domain-containing protein, which encodes MTPGPPPVEVWDLAQAERTALSWRRTALAFVVLSLALVRLAAEINAVVATVLAVSAAAGTGGLLLLTLRRYRRTAERLHRAEPLPSGRLPMLFTAATVLLGLLGLGWILLT
- a CDS encoding YidH family protein, whose translation is MGRERLRRPRRVYGVGAEPDPRFSLANERTFLAWLRTAMALTAGGVGLDVLAPDRTSYLLLALALVVAGMATGVFGLLRWIAAERALRTGSPLPALSAGVLLVSVSLAFGVFILVVLVVER
- a CDS encoding MFS transporter codes for the protein MQHEVNGPERAVSVWSPSLVWLLVGTLAVFPGFFLLLSVVPQYAAAGGAGPFGAGAGTGVFMATTVGIQLFMPKLLVRFGYRPMLAAGVVLLGAPTALLVPYDALWIILLTNAVRGLGFGIVTVAFSALVAELVPPQRRGQGAGLYGGVVGVAGVAGLPLGVWLAGEVGYASVFLLATVLPLLALFTLPAMRAPAAAVDTKRRGVLRGLLDGGLRRPFLLLLAFSLSSGAVVTFVPLSAADTAGLASLALLVQQVCAAGSRWGAGLLGDRFGNGRLLAPAVLAGVTGLALTAWTSGPLLLVGMVLFGLGFGAAQNATMVVMLHRVDREGFGAVSTQWNIAFDAGTGLGASAIGLIVQLAGFEMGFAAAAALLAVTLGGAVVDRTAR
- a CDS encoding SSI family serine proteinase inhibitor — its product is MYWNHLVATAMLAASVVTGVNDVSGDSTAAPTTEGQIPTNLTLTISEGEGYSAHQNSPSTRTAVLTCDPAGGNHPDPALACTDLKAVGDRFEAIDDQALCTMIYQPYTATATGTIDGTPVAHEKTYSNKCILEAATGSIFAF